From one bacterium genomic stretch:
- a CDS encoding 4Fe-4S binding protein, protein MSLKLGAMLPEVMKHLFKKVATIPYPFQKLSVPKGFRGHPVMDPKLCIGCQMCVKDCPSEALEIHKESETTDDQGKVSKKFSMTFYLDRCSHCAQCEEICPKKAIHLNSEFEDGAFDRGALKIIYK, encoded by the coding sequence ATGAGTTTAAAATTAGGAGCCATGCTGCCCGAGGTGATGAAGCACCTCTTTAAAAAAGTGGCCACCATTCCCTATCCCTTCCAGAAACTCTCCGTTCCCAAAGGCTTCCGGGGCCATCCGGTGATGGACCCCAAGCTGTGCATCGGCTGCCAGATGTGCGTCAAGGATTGCCCTTCCGAAGCTTTGGAGATCCACAAGGAATCGGAGACCACCGACGACCAGGGCAAGGTTTCCAAGAAGTTCTCCATGACCTTTTACCTGGACCGCTGCTCCCACTGTGCCCAGTGCGAGGAGATCTGTCCCAAGAAGGCCATTCACCTGAATTCCGAGTTCGAGGACGGGGCCTTTGACCGGGGGGCGCTCAAGATAATCTACAAGTAA
- a CDS encoding hydrogenase 3 maturation endopeptidase HyCI, producing the protein MEEWQLKLTEHLAGARNIAVLGIGNEMMGDDAAGALLARELRHKFKNQISKIKIEVFETSTTPENFTGAIRKLQPDLVVMVDAADMNLGPGAVAFLDTTQMHTMMHSTHTLPLSFLAGYLEQMGTAKVIALGIQAGHIKLDQPMTREVAGSVKLIVKTFTDVLCGSK; encoded by the coding sequence ATGGAAGAATGGCAGTTAAAACTTACCGAACATCTGGCCGGGGCCAGGAACATAGCGGTGTTGGGCATCGGCAACGAGATGATGGGGGACGATGCGGCCGGAGCGCTGCTGGCCCGGGAGCTGCGCCATAAATTCAAAAATCAAATATCAAAAATAAAAATTGAGGTATTTGAGACCAGCACCACTCCGGAGAATTTCACCGGGGCCATTCGCAAGCTTCAGCCGGACCTGGTGGTGATGGTGGATGCGGCCGACATGAACCTGGGACCGGGAGCGGTGGCCTTTTTGGACACCACGCAGATGCATACCATGATGCATTCCACCCATACTCTGCCGCTTTCGTTCCTGGCCGGTTACCTGGAGCAGATGGGCACGGCCAAGGTGATAGCCCTGGGGATCCAGGCCGGGCACATCAAGCTGGACCAGCCCATGACCCGGGAAGTGGCCGGATCGGTCAAGCTGATAGTCAAAACCTTTACCGATGTTCTGTGCGGGAGCAAATAG